From the genome of Halomonas sp. 1513, one region includes:
- a CDS encoding transposase, translating to MRSLQAQLAEEGHVVSLVKLCRWLGLPRRTLYYRPRPRRRVINADLAASVKLALERFPTYGYRRLACVLGENRKPIQRILQLKGWQVRKRPQGFRPRARSLPSVASRPDERWVTDLTHVWCGKDRRASLAVIIDCCTREILGWRLSDNGSSKTAEAALEEALVHRFGALGRIHQPLALRSDNGLVFSSRHYTGTVKAYGLTQEFTTPYTPEQNGLVERFFRSLKEECIWQHRFESLGQARAVISRWIRYYNEERPHQSLGYVAPRAHPALAA from the coding sequence GTGAGGTCGTTGCAGGCGCAGCTGGCTGAGGAAGGCCATGTGGTATCGCTCGTCAAACTTTGTCGATGGCTGGGGCTCCCCCGGCGGACCTTGTATTACCGCCCCAGGCCGCGGCGCCGTGTGATCAATGCCGACCTGGCAGCGAGCGTTAAGCTGGCCCTGGAGCGGTTTCCCACCTACGGCTATCGCCGTCTGGCTTGCGTGCTTGGTGAGAACCGCAAGCCGATTCAGCGCATCCTTCAGTTGAAGGGTTGGCAGGTGCGCAAGCGGCCTCAGGGCTTTCGACCGCGCGCCAGGAGCCTGCCGTCTGTCGCCTCACGGCCGGATGAGCGCTGGGTGACCGATCTGACGCATGTGTGGTGCGGCAAGGATCGGCGGGCCAGCCTGGCGGTGATCATCGACTGCTGCACGCGGGAAATCCTTGGCTGGCGATTATCGGACAACGGCAGCAGCAAGACCGCTGAAGCCGCGCTGGAAGAGGCTCTGGTGCATCGATTCGGCGCACTGGGCCGTATTCATCAACCGTTGGCCCTGCGCTCCGATAATGGCCTCGTCTTCAGCAGCCGACACTATACAGGGACGGTGAAGGCCTACGGACTCACCCAGGAGTTCACGACGCCCTACACGCCGGAGCAGAACGGGCTGGTTGAGCGCTTTTTCCGGTCCTTGAAAGAAGAGTGCATTTGGCAACATCGGTTCGAGTCGCTGGGCCAGGCCCGAGCGGTCATCAGCCGCTGGATCCGGTACTACAACGAAGAGCGGCCACATCAGTCGTTGGGCTATGTGGCACCCCGTGCACACCCGGCATTAGCTGCGTAG
- a CDS encoding UDP-N-acetylenolpyruvoylglucosamine reductase, with protein MRRLEQNHIDELKRICPGGVKENVSLAAISRWRIGGVADVIVEPSTVAELCSLRTFIAQEYLPSVVIGDTSNLLFSDEGLRAVCIRLSSRMSSVHIENNIVYAQAGVWVPFLARKIMLSGLTGAEHTCGIPGTLGGLICMNGGSQRKGIGSSVVTVESVDAAGNIHQRDAEQCEFSYRSSVCQSNSEVIASAKLSFLSGDKLKIRQEMLSILAERNRKFPRKMPNCGSVFKSNPAMYEDVGPPGAVIERIGLKGFSLGKASVSCHHANFIVNYGGARASDVLGLIELIVNRAADATGYRMEVEARYIHPNGMIFPADKIG; from the coding sequence ATGCGGCGATTAGAACAGAATCATATCGATGAGCTAAAGCGAATATGCCCGGGCGGTGTGAAAGAAAACGTCTCACTTGCAGCTATTAGCCGGTGGCGGATAGGGGGAGTTGCTGACGTCATCGTAGAACCTAGTACAGTAGCGGAGCTTTGCTCCTTGAGAACTTTCATTGCACAAGAGTACCTCCCTAGCGTTGTTATTGGAGATACCTCGAATTTACTATTTTCCGATGAAGGGCTAAGGGCTGTTTGCATTCGTCTTAGCTCACGAATGTCATCGGTGCATATAGAAAACAATATCGTTTATGCCCAAGCTGGAGTGTGGGTGCCTTTCCTGGCAAGAAAAATCATGCTGTCAGGATTAACCGGCGCTGAGCACACCTGTGGGATACCAGGCACGCTAGGTGGTTTGATATGTATGAACGGTGGGAGTCAGCGTAAAGGCATTGGCAGCTCGGTGGTCACTGTTGAGAGCGTTGATGCTGCAGGGAATATTCACCAGCGTGATGCGGAACAGTGTGAGTTTTCTTACCGTAGCTCGGTCTGTCAAAGTAATAGTGAGGTTATTGCTTCAGCAAAGCTGAGTTTTTTATCAGGCGATAAGCTGAAAATACGCCAAGAGATGCTCAGTATTTTGGCTGAGCGGAACCGGAAATTTCCACGTAAGATGCCGAATTGTGGTTCGGTTTTCAAAAGCAATCCGGCGATGTATGAAGATGTTGGGCCGCCCGGGGCTGTAATTGAGCGTATAGGCCTGAAAGGCTTTAGCCTTGGTAAGGCATCTGTGTCCTGTCATCATGCTAATTTCATTGTTAACTATGGTGGAGCAAGGGCTTCTGATGTGCTGGGGCTGATTGAGTTGATCGTCAATAGAGCGGCTGATGCTACTGGCTATAGGATGGAAGTAGAAGCCCGTTATATTCATCCGAACGGGATGATCTTCCCTGCCGATAAAATTGGCTAA
- a CDS encoding UDP-N-acetylglucosamine 1-carboxyvinyltransferase, protein MTVKITGPQRLEGSINLSGAKNSALRLLAASLLTSDSIVLDNYPAQLLDAKIHVDMLNQLGKQCALAGEESIAISEPNQLNSTLRWEDRSIRNTLLILGALTARLGAGAVPLPGGCKLGERKYDLHVMVLESLGALVWEENDYLCAELKGRLKGADIYLPLRSTGATENAILCGTLAEGVTRIWNPHIRPEILDLIALLRKMGAKIKVFGQEHIEITGVDGLHGAEHSIIADNMEAITWLTGAVITGGDIEIHGFPHQDLEVVLTHLRAAGAKLYHNDESLIVRGGNCYPIEISTGPHPGINSDVQPILAAWAAKAKGESRIIDLRFPGRYAYAEQMARMGAKHEIRGDMLVLHGAGGQLHGAEVKALDLRAGAALALCGLMAEGETTITDSWQIARGYVNFPEKLKALGASVECGD, encoded by the coding sequence ATGACGGTCAAAATTACCGGCCCTCAGCGGCTTGAAGGTTCCATTAACCTTAGCGGTGCAAAGAACTCAGCTCTTCGCTTATTAGCGGCTAGTCTGCTAACTTCAGACTCCATTGTGTTAGATAACTATCCAGCCCAGCTTCTCGATGCGAAAATTCATGTAGACATGCTCAATCAGCTAGGCAAGCAGTGTGCACTGGCGGGAGAAGAAAGCATTGCGATTTCTGAGCCTAACCAACTCAACAGCACGCTGCGTTGGGAAGATCGCTCTATTCGCAACACGCTGCTAATTCTTGGCGCACTCACTGCAAGGTTAGGTGCTGGTGCGGTACCGCTTCCAGGCGGCTGTAAACTTGGAGAGCGTAAGTATGATCTGCACGTGATGGTGCTCGAGAGCTTAGGGGCACTTGTATGGGAGGAGAATGATTATCTCTGCGCAGAGCTAAAGGGTAGGCTAAAGGGAGCAGATATTTACCTGCCGCTTCGCTCTACTGGTGCGACCGAAAATGCAATTTTGTGTGGCACGCTGGCAGAAGGCGTGACACGAATTTGGAATCCACACATACGGCCCGAAATTCTCGATCTTATTGCGCTGCTGAGAAAGATGGGCGCTAAAATCAAGGTGTTTGGGCAGGAGCACATCGAAATCACCGGCGTGGATGGGCTGCATGGTGCTGAGCATAGTATTATTGCTGACAACATGGAGGCTATAACCTGGTTGACTGGTGCAGTGATCACAGGAGGCGATATAGAGATTCATGGCTTCCCGCACCAAGACTTGGAAGTGGTTCTTACACACCTCCGTGCCGCCGGGGCAAAACTATACCACAATGATGAATCGCTTATAGTGCGCGGGGGGAACTGCTATCCAATTGAAATTAGTACCGGACCACATCCCGGCATAAACTCGGATGTTCAACCCATACTCGCAGCATGGGCCGCTAAAGCGAAGGGTGAGTCACGAATTATTGATCTACGCTTTCCTGGTCGCTACGCCTATGCAGAGCAAATGGCCAGGATGGGAGCCAAGCACGAAATTCGTGGAGACATGCTGGTCTTGCATGGTGCCGGCGGCCAATTGCATGGTGCAGAGGTCAAAGCGTTAGACCTTCGTGCAGGAGCTGCGTTAGCTTTGTGTGGGCTGATGGCTGAAGGTGAGACGACGATTACAGATTCTTGGCAAATTGCACGTGGTTATGTGAACTTTCCGGAAAAATTAAAAGCTCTTGGGGCGAGCGTCGAATGCGGCGATTAG
- a CDS encoding transposase, translating into MSDDNPIKRWTAKRKAAVVMDIFKGKTTVAEVARQYDLTVSEVEGWIDDAQRNMENGFKARPKDIREQYESELRETKEALGEAHLQIYALKKFKRLLDEDENS; encoded by the coding sequence ATGAGTGACGATAACCCCATCAAGCGATGGACCGCCAAGCGCAAGGCCGCTGTGGTCATGGACATTTTCAAGGGCAAGACCACGGTCGCTGAGGTGGCGCGCCAATACGACCTCACTGTCTCCGAGGTCGAGGGCTGGATCGATGATGCCCAACGCAACATGGAGAACGGATTCAAAGCCCGCCCCAAGGACATCCGTGAGCAGTACGAGTCCGAGCTCCGGGAGACCAAGGAGGCACTGGGCGAGGCCCACCTGCAGATCTACGCACTAAAAAAATTCAAGCGCCTGCTCGACGAGGACGAGAACTCGTGA